The window AATCGGAAGTCTTGCTAGGGGCCCAGTCGATGGAGCGTGAGCGGGACGTGCATCAGCATATCGGCGATTTCACGCTCTTCATGGCGGGGCTGTTCCCGGAATATCTGCGCCGCCTCAAGACGAGCGGGCTGATCTACCATAAGGATTTTCTCGTGGACTACATGAAGACGGGCAAGCGCTCCTACGGGATTGTCGCGCAAATGGCGGACAGCCCGTCAGGGGAAGAAACGCCTCTGTTCCGGACACTCTCCGATAACTTCGAGCTCTGCGTCACCGGGCTGGGGTTCGTGCGGTCCGATCTGGACCGGATGAGAGATCCGGCGTACCGTCAGGTTCGGGATATTCTCCTCAATTGACCAAGCCCTCTCCTCTCATTCTTGCCCACGGAGGCGCCGGCCGCAAACGGATGACGCCGGCGCAGGCCAGCTGTTTGGCCGATGCCCTCGTCATCGGCTATGCCATTCTTGAGCAGGGAGGTCCTGCCGCCATTGCCGTCGAATGCACGATCGGTCTCCTGGAACAATCTGGTCTATTCAATGCGGGGCAGGGCGCGCATCGCCAGCTGGACGGAGTGCAACGGATGGACGCCTCGATCATGGAGGGCGCCCGCCTCAAAGCCGGAGCCGTCGCGTCGATCGAAGGGATCCTGCATCCGATTACGGCAGCCCGCCTGGTCATGGAAGACACGAACCATGTCTTGCTCGTAGGCCCACCGGCCACGGCGTTCGCACATCATTGTAAACTTGAACCCCTGTCGAAGGGGCGCTCGCTTCGCCGGAGTGCCGGTCGGGCCCCTGCTTCACCGGCTGCCGCGCAGACGATGGAACTCTATCGCGCAATGGTGAAATCGCAGCGGACAGAGAAGGACCAGCATGGAACCGTGGGCGCGGTTGCGTTGGATCGGGCCGGGACGGTGGCGGCAGGAGCCTCGACCGGGGGCGTCGATTCGATGTTGCCAGGGCGGGTCGGTGACAGTCCGCTCATTGGCTGCGGCGTCTATGCCGACAATCAGAGCGGCGCTGTGTCGATGACCGGCATCGGCGAAGGCATCATCCGCCTTGTGCTCGCCAAAACCATCTGCGATCGTTTGGCGACGGGGGCCAGCCCAACGGTTGCTGTCCGACAGGTGCTGCGCCTGTTGGCGTCTCGGATCAAGGGGTCTGCCGGAGCTTTAGTCCTCTCGCCGGACGGGCGATTTGCCATCAGGCATGTGACGCCCCATATGGCAGCAGGCTGGTGGAACGGGATTGGCTCGCCGAAAGTTCGAGGACAATTTCCATAAAATATTCGCGCCAACCGAGCTGCTCCTGTGCGGTTGCAGCAGGTAGACCGTCGTGGCCGTTACGGAACTGGATGGGCGTGCTTCCGAGTGATCAGGCTCAGGATGCGATCGTGCCTGCGAGTCAGGGCCATGGTTTTTCTGATCGGATCGTATCGGCGCGGCGAGGGCAGGATAGCGGCCAGCCAGGCTGCCTCATCGGCCGTCAGGTCCTGCGAGGACTTCTGGAAGTGATGGCGGGCTGCCGCTTCAGCGCCGTAGACGCCCTGTCCCCATTCGGCGACGTTGAGATAGAGCTCGAGGATCCGCGCCTTCGTGAGTTGATGTTCGAGTGAACGTGTGATGAGGGCTTCCCGCGCTTTTCGAAACAGGGACCGTTCGGACGAGAGATAGAGATTTTTGGCCAGCTGTTGGGTAATGGTGCTTCCGCCCCGCTTCAGTTCGCCCGCTTCGAGGTTGTACTTGGCGGCCTCCTTGATGCCCTCCCAGTCGAATCCTTCATGCGTGAAGAACGAGGCATCTTCCGCCGCCACGACCGCCTGCCGGAGGTGCGGGGAGATCTGCGCGAGGGGCACCCAGACCCAATGGCGTCCGATCGTGAGACCTTGCGCCTCGGCCTGGGCCTGGCGCGCGGTCATCAGGGCCGTCACGGGCGGATTCGTCGCGCGCAAGGACGAGACATCGGGCATGGTGAGCAGCCACACGAAGAGGAGCGTGCCGATCGGGAGGCCGAGGCCGATGATCAGGAAGGCCTTCACGCGGGAGCGGGAGTGGGTGGTTGACTTCCGCATTAGAGGCTGCGTATCACAGAGATGATGTGTGGCTGTGTCAATAACATGGTGTCTGATCGGTGAATGGGTAGGGCATGAAAATTCTCACGGCAGAGTTTATCAGAAGTTGTGCGGGGCCAGAACAGTTTCTGCAGGGCGATCTTCCGGAAGTCGCCTTCATCGGGCGGTCGAACGTCGGCAAGTCCTCGCTCATCAATTCGCTCTTGCAGCGCAGGGGGCTGGCCAAGGTGAGCCGCACGCCGGGCAAGACCCGCCTGGTTAATCTTTTTCGCATTACCAGTGACGATCCAGGATTGGCGCGATTCGTGTTGGTGGATTTGCCGGGTTATGGCTATGCGAGGGTCTCGAAATCGCTGCGGGCGGAATGGGCGCCGCTGATTGAACAGTATCTCGACGGCAGCGAACAGTTGTGCGCGGTGGTGGTCCTGGTGGAAAGCCGGGTGGTGAGCGAGCAGGATCGGGAGACGATTGCCTGGTTGTTGTCCGTCGGACGTCCGCCCATCGT of the Nitrospirota bacterium genome contains:
- the yihA gene encoding ribosome biogenesis GTP-binding protein YihA/YsxC, producing MKILTAEFIRSCAGPEQFLQGDLPEVAFIGRSNVGKSSLINSLLQRRGLAKVSRTPGKTRLVNLFRITSDDPGLARFVLVDLPGYGYARVSKSLRAEWAPLIEQYLDGSEQLCAVVVLVESRVVSEQDRETIAWLLSVGRPPIVVATKVDKLKMSERVKALRRLHEGLGLTEEAIPYSSTTGEGRDRLWAALKERIRT
- a CDS encoding isoaspartyl peptidase/L-asparaginase family protein, whose amino-acid sequence is MTKPSPLILAHGGAGRKRMTPAQASCLADALVIGYAILEQGGPAAIAVECTIGLLEQSGLFNAGQGAHRQLDGVQRMDASIMEGARLKAGAVASIEGILHPITAARLVMEDTNHVLLVGPPATAFAHHCKLEPLSKGRSLRRSAGRAPASPAAAQTMELYRAMVKSQRTEKDQHGTVGAVALDRAGTVAAGASTGGVDSMLPGRVGDSPLIGCGVYADNQSGAVSMTGIGEGIIRLVLAKTICDRLATGASPTVAVRQVLRLLASRIKGSAGALVLSPDGRFAIRHVTPHMAAGWWNGIGSPKVRGQFP
- the mtgA gene encoding monofunctional biosynthetic peptidoglycan transglycosylase, with the protein product MRKSTTHSRSRVKAFLIIGLGLPIGTLLFVWLLTMPDVSSLRATNPPVTALMTARQAQAEAQGLTIGRHWVWVPLAQISPHLRQAVVAAEDASFFTHEGFDWEGIKEAAKYNLEAGELKRGGSTITQQLAKNLYLSSERSLFRKAREALITRSLEHQLTKARILELYLNVAEWGQGVYGAEAAARHHFQKSSQDLTADEAAWLAAILPSPRRYDPIRKTMALTRRHDRILSLITRKHAHPVP